One genomic window of Ruficoccus amylovorans includes the following:
- a CDS encoding paraquat-inducible protein A, whose translation MRRRKLAGIRRLLLLSAVTLGLGLVLPCLRMKPGFWGVENYLPVGEPESKSILSGICHLALSGDLFLASLLLGFSVLFPVWKLCVFYSAVYRLEHGLPATQSLKFAGTLGKFSMLDVIVMGMLVLAFQSFPGGTRIHIEWGIGFFLLSVILSIVASIQIKPLTH comes from the coding sequence ATGAGACGACGTAAGCTGGCCGGTATCCGCAGGCTACTCCTTTTGAGCGCGGTTACGCTTGGACTGGGGCTTGTTTTGCCGTGCCTGAGAATGAAGCCCGGCTTTTGGGGCGTGGAGAATTACCTCCCGGTCGGTGAGCCCGAGAGCAAGTCCATCCTCTCGGGCATCTGTCACCTGGCCCTCTCCGGGGATCTCTTTCTGGCCAGTCTTCTGCTGGGGTTCTCAGTGCTATTCCCTGTCTGGAAGCTCTGCGTATTTTACAGCGCTGTCTATCGACTGGAGCATGGGCTTCCGGCTACGCAGTCGCTCAAGTTTGCCGGGACGCTGGGGAAGTTCTCCATGCTGGATGTGATTGTCATGGGCATGCTCGTCCTGGCCTTTCAATCCTTCCCCGGCGGTACACGCATTCATATCGAATGGGGCATCGGATTTTTTCTGCTCTCCGTCATCCTGAGCATCGTCGCGTCTATCCAGATCAAGCCCCTGACGCATTAG
- a CDS encoding primase-helicase family protein: MIILYGVQGDGKSWFRELMEAALGEPNVGVLQSSNLEDKFASPAYGKCLTFVEELKLDNVRKYDTLERLKSLIGNRRISLREMRKAPREARATANYLAATNHSDSLPVSDNERRFCVLTSQWVNHKDELRAWVLENPDYYPRLYRMVREEPAAFRAALMGHLVSDSFLETYEAPRTRGTIRMIEEAIPAGAVELQNWISEWEGPWINDRIVYLQALKEKHGIESDPHTRHTAAQLASLPNDKKLGTYLKLLGYTVSEKRSVRLSGGEKRNITIYLKPGVDVEETFEAIKNGQSPQRV, encoded by the coding sequence ATGATAATCCTGTACGGGGTCCAGGGCGACGGAAAGAGCTGGTTCCGTGAGCTGATGGAGGCGGCACTCGGGGAGCCCAATGTCGGCGTCCTCCAGTCCAGCAACCTTGAAGACAAGTTCGCCTCCCCCGCCTACGGGAAGTGCCTGACCTTTGTCGAGGAGCTGAAACTGGACAACGTCCGCAAGTACGACACGCTGGAACGGTTGAAGAGCCTGATCGGCAACCGTCGTATCAGCCTGCGCGAAATGCGTAAAGCCCCCCGCGAGGCCCGCGCTACCGCGAACTACCTAGCGGCCACCAACCACTCCGACAGCCTGCCGGTCTCGGATAACGAACGTCGCTTCTGCGTCCTGACCAGCCAGTGGGTAAACCACAAGGACGAACTGCGGGCATGGGTGCTGGAGAACCCGGATTATTATCCCAGGCTCTACCGGATGGTTCGCGAAGAGCCAGCGGCCTTCCGCGCAGCCCTCATGGGACACTTGGTGAGCGATAGCTTCCTGGAGACCTACGAAGCTCCCAGAACCCGTGGAACGATCCGCATGATTGAGGAAGCAATACCCGCCGGGGCCGTTGAGTTGCAGAATTGGATCAGTGAGTGGGAAGGGCCGTGGATCAACGACCGCATTGTGTACCTCCAGGCTCTGAAGGAAAAACATGGGATCGAGTCGGACCCACACACCCGACATACCGCTGCCCAGCTTGCTTCGCTGCCCAACGACAAAAAGCTCGGGACCTACTTAAAACTGCTCGGCTACACCGTATCAGAAAAGCGCTCTGTTCGGCTGAGCGGAGGCGAGAAGCGCAACATCACGATCTACCTTAAACCCGGCGTGGACGTAGAGGAAACCTTCGAGGCCATCAAAAACGGCCAATCCCCACAAAGGGTTTAA
- a CDS encoding tyrosine-type recombinase/integrase gives MSRPKRVERFQVKAYTNDSGTTSWKVSGYWPDGKRERKNFRYKADAVEHRARIETEAEGAAINYQLQRTALSREQLADAESAINLGSGTSVAEIVAHYRKLETIVHDKTGLSLDGAVHFLIQHYKPELEDIAIGAAIERFLKSKEGHRKRTHAYYTTGLKLLQRMDPNTLVHQIGLKVIEPLLSKYKNNNTQRTYRRSLSTFFNWCVRHHYAVENPCARLDQLPADNSQVSILSLDETKRLLRASMIYSDGAMAPAIALGLFAGLRPSEIDDLETKNIKDEYIVVTGGKLRRQMNRRVPKPEILSAWLKKFPFTGQPKGAAYKMKILKVATQAEHWVQDIIRHTSISFQLERDKDDAYTAFNNGTSRTMIERHYRDVIDDPKSVDAYWEISPESLKTIKVHLPMGQGLNNWPSDHDLKVLVWEKPLSRLADDFGVSDQAIRKRCLKRGIELPKNGHWQRERRK, from the coding sequence ATGTCCCGGCCCAAGAGAGTTGAGCGTTTTCAGGTCAAAGCGTACACTAACGATAGCGGCACCACATCTTGGAAAGTGTCTGGTTACTGGCCCGATGGGAAGCGAGAACGGAAGAATTTCCGCTACAAAGCCGATGCTGTCGAACACAGAGCACGCATAGAAACCGAGGCTGAGGGGGCTGCCATCAACTATCAACTCCAACGCACTGCTTTATCCCGTGAGCAGTTGGCAGATGCAGAGAGTGCTATCAACTTAGGATCGGGGACGTCAGTGGCTGAGATTGTAGCCCACTACCGAAAGCTGGAAACCATAGTCCACGACAAAACAGGATTATCTTTGGACGGGGCTGTTCATTTCCTCATCCAACACTATAAGCCTGAGCTCGAAGATATTGCCATCGGGGCTGCGATTGAACGCTTTCTGAAAAGCAAAGAGGGACATCGTAAGAGGACCCACGCCTACTACACGACAGGCCTGAAACTCCTCCAGCGTATGGATCCGAATACGCTGGTGCATCAGATCGGACTGAAAGTCATTGAGCCACTGCTGTCCAAGTACAAGAATAACAACACGCAGCGAACCTACAGGCGCAGCCTAAGCACCTTCTTCAACTGGTGTGTTCGTCATCACTATGCGGTTGAAAACCCGTGTGCCAGGCTCGACCAGTTGCCAGCCGACAACTCCCAGGTTTCAATCCTGTCCCTCGATGAAACTAAGCGCCTGCTCCGCGCGTCCATGATCTACAGTGATGGAGCCATGGCCCCGGCCATTGCACTTGGGCTCTTTGCGGGATTACGTCCCAGTGAGATCGACGACCTGGAGACCAAAAACATTAAGGACGAATACATCGTTGTCACAGGGGGAAAATTACGTCGTCAGATGAACAGGCGGGTTCCCAAGCCAGAGATACTTTCCGCCTGGCTGAAAAAGTTTCCATTTACAGGTCAGCCCAAGGGCGCAGCATATAAGATGAAGATTCTCAAGGTAGCCACTCAAGCCGAGCATTGGGTGCAGGACATTATCCGGCACACCTCGATTAGTTTTCAACTGGAGCGTGACAAGGATGACGCCTATACGGCGTTCAACAATGGCACATCCAGAACGATGATCGAGCGCCATTACCGCGACGTCATCGATGATCCCAAGTCCGTCGATGCCTACTGGGAAATTTCTCCTGAATCGCTGAAAACCATCAAAGTCCATCTTCCAATGGGACAGGGCCTCAACAACTGGCCCTCCGACCATGACCTTAAGGTGCTGGTCTGGGAAAAGCCCTTATCGCGCCTGGCCGATGATTTCGGGGTGTCAGACCAGGCTATCCGCAAACGCTGCCTCAAGCGCGGGATAGAGCTGCCAAAGAATGGGCACTGGCAGCGAGAAAGGAGAAAGTAA
- a CDS encoding heparinase II/III domain-containing protein — protein sequence MNLITRVSLLCLLPLYTYANPAWDGAAWSTASPGEAQVPELEAATAAARASSDGQLYEQAASSAEFVSYGRPPIEWTAWRMAHLYRLSGEVADAEKAAAILGGLASRQTPVPPAPIHTEGQWIPYPAVIAYALVKDAPVWPVKNADGEILAIRDDVEDWLWDYADSFAEILQRPGQVTNYTPYGLRHAASLALVLNDASLMQLCLEVADRLAYSPEFWHADLMWQEGSVSYGTQVTGNLKALLPMLRAGGDAGLIEDPDNELDRLSERLQRINEVLADFSMPSGHPITVNDTHWTVPVDAYPRAPKVIVFPDFGHFAVPGPDMETHLSVPTLTGGGRYGGGHYHDSRLSLQLWAHGEELLPDAGYPFRPANNRYFHMSPYAHNTSIVVADNASYGKGPHGVWGGQWARSAILGFDDGTSSSGLITYVAAASPGPEAEQATLCERALIQVATGQWTGYVVDAFWLQGGTLHRSFLRQSEDEPVDQEVSVPLTPSGKDNLAEVLKDQGKGSSWTEMLGNPKRVQSDKSFNITWTGEDSQVALDLYLAPQPGSTSWLSQMPRLRPTNQDASKKNDFPGWHLMRQRAVSPEQVTLWGALYEPVDAGQSSLIQHVEWKRTDDGAGILVRVTLPNRIDTWILGLPGADVTIDGYHLSGRAAGVSQSGGSILWTWAAAGSQLTKGGVLLAGGESASAFGVQSLTAGAEGQWLLTVDGKMPQPPEGWAALRFSDGSAHAVRLTGTEPPEAQTTTFVLTADPGMAIDAQGMQRTAFPLLSIPGETTLVPLGGTFTANPH from the coding sequence ATGAATTTGATCACAAGAGTCAGTCTCCTGTGCCTGCTGCCGCTGTACACCTATGCGAACCCGGCCTGGGACGGAGCCGCGTGGAGTACGGCATCTCCCGGGGAGGCCCAGGTACCGGAGCTGGAAGCGGCGACGGCTGCGGCACGGGCTTCCAGCGATGGACAGCTTTACGAGCAGGCTGCTTCCAGCGCAGAGTTTGTCAGCTACGGGCGGCCACCGATTGAGTGGACAGCCTGGCGGATGGCCCATCTTTATCGGCTGAGCGGAGAGGTTGCGGATGCCGAAAAGGCTGCGGCCATTCTTGGGGGCCTCGCCTCCCGGCAGACTCCTGTTCCCCCGGCTCCGATTCATACGGAGGGCCAGTGGATTCCCTATCCGGCGGTGATTGCCTACGCGCTGGTCAAGGATGCCCCGGTCTGGCCCGTGAAAAACGCCGATGGCGAGATTTTAGCCATCCGCGATGACGTGGAGGACTGGCTCTGGGATTATGCCGATTCCTTTGCAGAGATCTTGCAGCGGCCCGGGCAGGTGACGAACTACACGCCCTACGGACTTCGGCACGCGGCCTCGCTGGCTCTCGTGCTCAATGATGCCAGCCTCATGCAACTGTGCCTGGAGGTAGCTGACAGGCTCGCCTACAGCCCGGAATTCTGGCACGCGGATCTCATGTGGCAGGAGGGGTCCGTCTCCTATGGCACACAAGTCACCGGTAACTTGAAAGCGCTCCTGCCGATGCTCCGCGCGGGGGGTGACGCCGGTCTGATCGAAGATCCGGATAACGAGTTGGACCGTCTCAGCGAAAGACTTCAGCGCATTAACGAAGTGTTGGCCGACTTTTCCATGCCCAGTGGCCATCCGATCACCGTGAATGACACCCACTGGACTGTTCCGGTGGATGCCTACCCACGCGCTCCCAAGGTGATCGTTTTTCCTGACTTTGGGCACTTCGCGGTGCCGGGACCGGATATGGAGACGCATCTGTCCGTTCCCACGCTCACCGGGGGAGGGCGCTATGGCGGCGGACATTATCACGATAGTCGTTTGAGCCTGCAACTATGGGCTCACGGAGAGGAATTACTTCCCGACGCGGGTTATCCCTTCCGGCCTGCCAACAACCGCTATTTTCACATGTCTCCCTACGCCCACAACACCTCGATCGTGGTCGCGGATAATGCCAGCTATGGTAAGGGGCCTCACGGCGTTTGGGGAGGGCAGTGGGCCAGGAGCGCTATTCTCGGCTTTGACGATGGGACCTCTTCCTCTGGGTTGATCACTTACGTGGCCGCCGCCTCACCCGGTCCCGAAGCCGAGCAGGCAACACTCTGCGAACGCGCCCTCATACAGGTCGCGACCGGGCAGTGGACTGGGTACGTGGTGGACGCCTTCTGGCTTCAGGGCGGAACGCTCCACCGCTCATTTCTGCGGCAGAGCGAAGACGAGCCGGTCGATCAGGAAGTCAGCGTCCCGCTGACCCCGAGCGGTAAGGATAACCTGGCGGAAGTTCTAAAGGATCAGGGAAAGGGCAGCTCATGGACGGAGATGCTGGGCAATCCGAAGCGTGTGCAGAGCGATAAGAGTTTTAACATCACCTGGACCGGCGAAGACAGTCAAGTCGCGCTCGATTTGTACCTGGCACCGCAGCCGGGCTCAACCAGTTGGCTCAGCCAGATGCCGCGCCTGCGCCCGACCAACCAGGACGCTTCGAAAAAGAACGATTTCCCGGGCTGGCATCTGATGCGCCAGCGCGCAGTGAGCCCGGAGCAGGTTACGCTCTGGGGAGCGCTTTATGAGCCGGTCGATGCCGGTCAGTCTTCACTAATCCAGCACGTGGAGTGGAAACGCACGGACGATGGGGCCGGGATACTCGTACGGGTAACGTTGCCCAACCGTATCGACACCTGGATACTGGGGCTGCCGGGGGCGGATGTCACCATCGATGGCTACCACCTGAGCGGACGCGCCGCCGGGGTTTCCCAGTCAGGGGGAAGCATTCTCTGGACTTGGGCTGCTGCCGGAAGCCAGTTGACCAAGGGCGGAGTCCTCTTGGCTGGCGGCGAGTCTGCATCGGCCTTTGGCGTGCAGAGCCTTACCGCCGGAGCGGAGGGACAGTGGCTGTTGACCGTTGACGGAAAGATGCCGCAGCCCCCGGAGGGGTGGGCCGCCCTGCGTTTCTCAGACGGGAGCGCGCACGCCGTGCGACTCACAGGCACGGAACCCCCGGAGGCGCAGACCACGACGTTTGTGCTCACCGCTGATCCGGGGATGGCGATCGACGCGCAGGGCATGCAACGCACTGCTTTTCCGCTTTTGAGTATTCCGGGGGAGACAACGCTTGTCCCCCTCGGCGGCACGTTCACCGCAAACCCACATTGA
- a CDS encoding type II secretion system protein produces MFNFCSKPKALSKGFTLIELLAVVVIIGILAAILIPVSGMIRHKANQSICASNMRQLGTASKLYTNEHGGKLISTPYIQSGYWFQQLYHYLDVKQRASGTSKVFTCPEDEEAIKELASGNSEWARLSYLLLKENQEWSRINEIDDPARSPAFIDADQPATNDYKSEARFISKVKGADGWRHGAGVNVCYWDGSVRYIENPTYAEVFYLNE; encoded by the coding sequence ATGTTTAATTTTTGTAGTAAGCCCAAGGCCTTATCCAAAGGATTCACCTTGATTGAACTGCTGGCGGTTGTCGTAATCATCGGTATACTGGCAGCCATCCTTATCCCGGTCTCAGGGATGATCCGGCATAAGGCAAACCAGAGTATCTGCGCATCCAATATGCGCCAACTGGGCACGGCCAGTAAACTTTACACCAATGAGCATGGCGGGAAGCTGATTTCCACCCCGTACATCCAAAGCGGTTACTGGTTTCAGCAGCTTTACCACTACCTGGACGTGAAACAGAGGGCTTCCGGCACCTCCAAAGTCTTTACCTGCCCGGAGGACGAAGAAGCCATCAAAGAACTCGCAAGTGGTAACTCCGAGTGGGCCCGGCTCTCCTATCTGCTGTTAAAGGAGAATCAGGAGTGGAGCCGGATCAATGAAATCGACGACCCGGCGCGTTCGCCGGCATTTATCGACGCGGACCAACCCGCAACCAATGATTACAAAAGCGAGGCCAGGTTTATCTCCAAGGTGAAGGGAGCCGACGGGTGGCGACACGGCGCCGGCGTTAACGTATGCTACTGGGACGGCAGCGTCCGCTACATCGAAAACCCCACTTACGCGGAGGTCTTTTACCTCAATGAATGA
- a CDS encoding family 20 glycosylhydrolase, whose amino-acid sequence MTDLFHSDAPAVPFRGVHLDLKGLVPTFSRLLELLEVFHELRFQAVLVEWEDCFPWRCNERLRAPHAYTTEQVARFARRCEELELEIIPLVQALGHSENVLRLPEYEALREVPNRTDVFHPLNPQSPELVAAMVQDVIELLPQVKRFHLGGDEVYTLGKHPASEAFVQEQGIAALYLRQLEPSLKMLESRDVRPLLWHDEIVQWAPDQISAIADRVDLVVWGYTGDPRDNATYHYRLPHVEKLHALGCRLWAATAYKGADGPAANLPLTRDRAQATQGWAELTPRFQLQGVFATAWSRYASGRIQVSPVDGALDSLVNTALILYNGCAPAEGLDACLSLLDGIGEGEAFRQIREILQRLTYHADRGWGWVRQLEEQIVNLELEPDRASSGIEETILDLFDGDIRACELAGKDLENFLQDKVVSPLPHYYQACHLEPLKMARERLLNHNILNSCAALAAS is encoded by the coding sequence ATGACTGATCTATTCCATTCCGACGCACCCGCTGTTCCGTTTCGTGGGGTTCATCTTGACCTGAAGGGGCTGGTCCCCACCTTTTCCAGACTCCTGGAGCTGCTGGAAGTCTTTCACGAACTTCGGTTCCAGGCCGTGCTGGTCGAGTGGGAGGACTGCTTCCCCTGGCGCTGCAATGAGCGCCTGCGTGCCCCGCACGCCTACACAACGGAACAGGTTGCCCGTTTTGCCCGGCGGTGCGAGGAGTTGGAGTTAGAGATCATCCCGTTGGTTCAGGCTCTCGGGCACTCCGAGAATGTCCTGCGCCTGCCCGAGTATGAAGCGCTGCGTGAAGTACCGAACCGCACGGATGTCTTTCACCCGCTCAATCCGCAGTCGCCCGAACTGGTTGCGGCCATGGTGCAGGATGTGATCGAGCTGCTGCCTCAGGTTAAACGCTTCCACCTTGGGGGTGACGAAGTTTACACCCTGGGCAAGCATCCGGCCAGCGAGGCCTTTGTCCAGGAACAGGGCATCGCGGCGCTCTATCTGCGCCAACTTGAGCCCAGCCTGAAAATGCTGGAATCCCGTGATGTGCGTCCGCTGCTGTGGCACGACGAAATTGTCCAGTGGGCACCCGACCAGATTTCTGCTATCGCTGACCGGGTTGACCTGGTGGTGTGGGGCTACACCGGGGACCCCCGCGACAATGCCACCTATCACTATCGTTTGCCGCACGTCGAGAAGCTGCATGCGCTGGGTTGCCGCTTGTGGGCTGCGACCGCTTACAAAGGGGCGGACGGACCCGCTGCGAATTTGCCTCTGACGCGTGATCGTGCCCAGGCGACTCAGGGATGGGCGGAACTGACCCCGCGTTTTCAGCTCCAAGGAGTATTTGCGACCGCATGGAGCCGTTATGCCAGCGGCCGGATTCAGGTATCTCCCGTGGACGGTGCCCTTGATTCGCTCGTGAACACGGCCCTGATTTTATACAATGGTTGCGCGCCGGCCGAGGGGCTGGATGCGTGCCTGAGCCTTCTCGACGGCATCGGCGAGGGGGAAGCGTTCCGTCAGATCCGTGAGATTCTCCAGCGTCTGACTTATCATGCCGATCGCGGCTGGGGCTGGGTCCGGCAGCTTGAGGAGCAGATCGTTAACCTCGAACTGGAGCCGGATCGTGCCAGCAGCGGTATCGAGGAGACGATTTTAGACCTTTTTGATGGAGATATCCGTGCCTGTGAACTGGCCGGCAAAGATCTGGAAAACTTTCTACAGGACAAAGTCGTCTCCCCGCTTCCGCATTACTACCAGGCTTGTCACCTGGAGCCATTGAAGATGGCGAGGGAACGGCTTTTAAATCATAATATTCTCAATTCGTGTGCGGCCTTAGCCGCCTCCTGA
- a CDS encoding helix-turn-helix transcriptional regulator, protein MTDAKSIPQPSWLPQVGDLADHYHGHVWGNGVMPNNYLFFYRTKSKEMIPAGVSHTLHRRYELVINYTGKACVCSGDRVYRFHPGMAILMEPGNFHRYFGFPHKEFSWLFFTFELLVDLNLGSALNQPVRLEDADMEMVADATRVYLSGQSESNIFETALRMGRLAQAMGKRDVVAEADDVSAEDLDTCQTLRRITHFVDENMSQALRIDDIAEYLGVSESNLRKTFRESYGVSLGSYLRYSRLTRGVQLMHRSDISVSDIAKLSGFESIYSFSQSFSRAIGMSPSAYRSHLEQGRPPLRITLTS, encoded by the coding sequence ATGACAGACGCTAAGTCTATTCCCCAGCCCTCCTGGTTGCCCCAAGTCGGTGATCTGGCCGATCACTACCACGGGCACGTCTGGGGTAACGGTGTCATGCCGAATAACTACCTGTTCTTCTACCGCACGAAGAGCAAGGAGATGATTCCTGCCGGTGTCAGCCACACCCTGCACCGACGCTACGAGCTTGTTATTAATTACACGGGCAAGGCCTGTGTATGCAGCGGTGATAGAGTCTACCGTTTCCATCCGGGGATGGCCATTCTCATGGAGCCGGGAAATTTCCACCGCTACTTCGGCTTCCCGCATAAAGAGTTCTCGTGGCTGTTTTTCACGTTTGAGCTGCTGGTTGATCTGAACCTCGGGAGTGCCCTTAATCAGCCGGTACGACTGGAGGATGCCGACATGGAGATGGTTGCCGACGCGACGCGGGTTTACCTGAGTGGCCAGTCGGAATCCAATATCTTTGAGACCGCTCTGCGCATGGGGCGCCTCGCCCAGGCAATGGGAAAACGCGATGTCGTTGCCGAAGCCGACGATGTCTCCGCCGAAGACCTCGACACTTGCCAGACCCTGAGGCGGATCACGCACTTTGTGGATGAGAATATGTCGCAGGCGTTGCGCATTGACGATATCGCTGAGTACCTGGGCGTCTCTGAGAGCAACCTGCGCAAGACTTTTCGTGAGAGCTATGGGGTGAGCCTCGGCAGCTACCTGCGCTACTCCCGCCTGACGCGGGGGGTGCAGCTCATGCACCGCAGCGACATCTCGGTCTCCGACATCGCCAAGCTCAGCGGCTTCGAGTCCATCTACTCCTTCAGCCAGTCCTTCAGCCGGGCAATCGGCATGTCCCCCTCGGCCTATCGCAGCCACCTGGAGCAGGGCCGTCCCCCGCTGCGCATCACACTGACCTCCTGA
- a CDS encoding sodium:solute symporter family transporter, producing the protein MKIEYITLGAYLLVLMIIGGMFSRLNRNISDFARGGAQGTWWMVGSSIFMAGISAFTFTGNASAAFSSGPTFLVIYLANIVGLVLCIWIGPWFRQTRATTWADIMRERFNVGVEQISAYISLIIQPVGAATQLYALAVFTSAILEIPTAWVVIILGFIVLFYSMTGGRWAVMATDFIQGLILFAVTVLMFYLAMQKIGGISEFLGYFHDPRFQQDFKLIKDPGQFADNKFTWKWVIVIFVLQLQGYINLGTAGRFLSVKDGKHAKWAAAWAAVLMLIGTVVWFVPPMVARFLYEPEIMALNIKEPATASYAYLAQQLLPNGLMGLMLASMLAATMSSMDTGLNNTTGVIVNNIIPRIRQWINLPPLSDAKGLLLCRILTVVLGLYIIAIGLMLTYQKQLSLFDAYLMIAAVIGLPLGMPVLLALWIKHLHWGAYYLIIALALIPSVYFVVASSAYGQEWPIQDRLLWIYIFSAVGCVLSLPLWKRAKAAYRDKVKNFYVKMHTPVDFAKEIGESNDRFQYRMLGGTSLILGSLILLFLFMPNSAAARWQIAALAGSIMATGALLLAFSRVSPKQ; encoded by the coding sequence ATGAAAATTGAATACATCACGCTGGGAGCATACCTGCTCGTCCTGATGATTATCGGAGGGATGTTTTCCCGCCTCAACAGAAATATCAGCGACTTTGCCCGGGGCGGCGCGCAGGGAACATGGTGGATGGTCGGGTCAAGTATCTTCATGGCCGGGATCAGCGCCTTTACCTTTACGGGGAACGCCTCGGCTGCGTTCAGCTCGGGCCCGACATTTCTGGTTATCTATCTCGCCAATATCGTGGGGCTGGTTCTCTGCATATGGATTGGTCCGTGGTTCCGGCAGACCCGCGCGACGACTTGGGCTGACATCATGCGTGAGCGTTTTAATGTCGGTGTCGAGCAGATCAGCGCCTATATTTCGCTGATCATTCAGCCCGTCGGCGCAGCCACCCAACTCTACGCCCTGGCCGTTTTTACCAGTGCTATTCTTGAAATTCCGACCGCCTGGGTCGTCATCATTCTCGGGTTCATTGTGCTGTTCTACTCGATGACCGGGGGGCGCTGGGCAGTGATGGCAACGGACTTTATACAGGGGCTGATCCTCTTCGCCGTGACGGTACTGATGTTCTACCTGGCCATGCAAAAAATCGGCGGTATCTCAGAGTTCCTCGGCTATTTTCACGACCCCCGCTTCCAACAGGACTTTAAATTAATCAAAGATCCGGGGCAGTTCGCAGACAACAAGTTTACCTGGAAGTGGGTCATCGTGATCTTCGTCCTCCAGCTTCAAGGATACATAAATCTGGGGACAGCCGGCCGCTTCCTTTCCGTCAAGGACGGCAAGCATGCCAAATGGGCCGCCGCCTGGGCCGCCGTGCTGATGTTGATCGGAACAGTCGTATGGTTTGTTCCGCCCATGGTGGCACGCTTTCTCTACGAGCCAGAGATCATGGCCCTGAACATCAAGGAACCGGCCACCGCCAGCTATGCTTACCTCGCCCAGCAGCTCCTGCCCAACGGCCTTATGGGCCTCATGCTCGCATCCATGCTGGCAGCGACCATGAGCAGCATGGATACCGGACTCAATAACACCACCGGCGTCATCGTGAACAACATCATCCCCCGAATTCGCCAGTGGATCAACCTCCCTCCCCTGTCCGATGCCAAGGGCTTGCTCTTGTGCCGTATTCTGACCGTGGTGCTGGGGCTCTACATTATTGCGATCGGACTCATGCTCACCTACCAGAAGCAGCTCTCGCTCTTCGACGCCTACCTTATGATTGCGGCCGTTATCGGTCTTCCATTGGGGATGCCGGTTCTCCTCGCGCTTTGGATCAAGCACCTGCACTGGGGGGCATATTACCTGATCATCGCTCTGGCCCTGATCCCGTCTGTCTACTTCGTCGTGGCCAGCTCGGCCTACGGCCAGGAGTGGCCGATCCAGGACCGCCTGTTGTGGATCTACATCTTCAGTGCGGTGGGATGTGTGCTAAGCCTTCCCCTGTGGAAGCGCGCCAAGGCCGCCTATCGCGACAAGGTCAAAAACTTCTACGTCAAGATGCACACCCCCGTGGACTTTGCCAAGGAAATCGGCGAGTCCAATGACCGCTTCCAGTATCGTATGCTCGGAGGCACCAGCTTGATCCTCGGATCGCTCATCCTGCTGTTCCTGTTCATGCCGAACAGTGCGGCTGCCCGCTGGCAAATCGCTGCCCTGGCGGGTAGCATCATGGCGACCGGGGCGCTTCTGTTGGCCTTCAGCCGGGTTTCCCCCAAGCAATAA